aaaatcatttttaagctCCCAAAATTGTTGTTAGCATCGAAGTTATGGATTTTGAGTTGCATAATATCTACTGTAGTATATATTAATGTCAATGTTTTTGGACTGTCTTGTGTGTTTGAAGATCATGACAGACCCAGATGCTCCAAACCCTAGCGATCCATCCCTCAGAGAACATCTCCACTGGTCCGTATAATGAAACCCCCATTACTTACTCATTGACATTTCCATACATGTGTTAATAAGATGTGTGTATGTGGGTGtacgcgtgtgtgtgtgtgtgtatatatttaaGGACTCAAAAAAGTATAAACTTGCATATATTGTGTTCTCAGGATTGTCACGGACATTCCCGGTACGACTGATGCATCCTTCGGTGAGTTTCTACGCGCTGCTCAACCAAAAGACTTAGTTAAAGAAAGAACCTATAAATTCCCTCTTTTTCTCTTTCCTTGTCCTTTGAGTTAGAAAAGATTATAGACATGAATCAAGATTATATGCATTTGGAGTCGTGATGAGTCATTCAAAACACTATCCTTGCAGCTTTGCTTTTTGTTGTTGAACAATTTCATTCTAAGAAAAACTATCTTCACAAACTAAGTTGATTTAAATtccttaactaattaattaaaatatatacatGCAGGAAGAGAAATTGTGGGCTACGAGAGCCCAAACCCAGTCATTGGAATCCACAGGTATGCGTTTGTATTATTCAAACAAAGGGGGAGACAAACAGTGACGGCTACCCCATCTTCAAGAGACCTTTTCAACACAAGAAGGTTCTCCGAAGAAAATGGATTAGGGCTTCCAGTGGCTGCAGTGTACTTCAATGCCCAGAAGGAGGCTTTTCCAAGAAGAAGAGCTACCTAGCCAGCTATGCAATatccatttttcccaaaacaatATATATTTACACCTACAAAGTACCAACTTGTGGGTGGACACATTTTCTGCCCCTAGGGCTGGCCTACGCTTTTCACTTGCATGCCTTTTCTGCTCTGCCAAACTTGGTTTTAA
The Malania oleifera isolate guangnan ecotype guangnan chromosome 13, ASM2987363v1, whole genome shotgun sequence DNA segment above includes these coding regions:
- the LOC131145478 gene encoding CEN-like protein 1, whose translation is MARMGGPLSVERVVGDVVDIFTPSVEMNVTYDSNKQVSNGIMLKPLNTVSKPRVEVGGSDMRASYTLIMTDPDAPNPSDPSLREHLHWIVTDIPGTTDASFGREIVGYESPNPVIGIHRYAFVLFKQRGRQTVTATPSSRDLFNTRRFSEENGLGLPVAAVYFNAQKEAFPRRRAT